One window from the genome of Desulforamulus ruminis DSM 2154 encodes:
- the ilvB gene encoding biosynthetic-type acetolactate synthase large subunit encodes MKMSGAQILIDSLKEAGVETIFGYPGGQALPIYDALYDSDLQHILVRHEQGAAHAADGYARASGKVGVCLATSGPGATNLVTGIANAYMDSVPMVAITGQVPTFLLGRDSFQEVDITGITLPITKHNYIVKDIKDMGRIVKEAFYVASTGRPGPVLIDIPKDISSGEMDYERNGCLNLPGYNPPREAREDLVNQALRAIAESRCPVIYAGGGVISSGAHQELKKLSETLLAPVTVTLMGLGGFPGDHPLSLGMLGMHGSKYANYAVCECDLLIAVGVRFDDRVTGKIESFASNAKIIHIDIDPAEMGKNVQVDIPVTGDVKLVLNQLLERLEARIPTAWQEKIAAWKKEYPFDYDRTGETLKPQQIIREIDRQTSGQARITTEVGQHQMWAAQYYTYTKPRSFISSGGLGTMGYGFPAAIGVQVACPEETVFDIAGDGSIQMNIQELATAVNYELPVNVAIMNNGYLGMVRQWQEMLYNRRYSQSEMKSPDFVKLAESYGAEGYRITRKEEVTPVLQAAIQSRKPVLMDFVVEPEENVLPFVPPGKGLNEMLG; translated from the coding sequence ATGAAAATGTCCGGGGCGCAAATCCTGATCGATAGTTTAAAAGAAGCGGGCGTAGAGACGATATTCGGCTACCCCGGTGGGCAGGCGTTACCGATCTACGATGCCCTTTATGATTCCGATCTTCAGCACATTCTTGTCCGTCATGAGCAGGGGGCGGCCCATGCCGCCGACGGTTATGCCCGGGCTTCCGGCAAGGTGGGTGTGTGTCTGGCCACCTCCGGTCCCGGAGCTACGAATTTGGTCACCGGTATTGCCAATGCCTATATGGATTCGGTTCCCATGGTGGCCATTACCGGCCAGGTGCCTACCTTCCTGCTGGGCAGGGATTCCTTCCAGGAGGTGGATATTACCGGCATCACCCTCCCCATCACCAAACACAACTATATTGTCAAAGATATTAAGGATATGGGACGGATTGTTAAAGAAGCCTTTTACGTGGCCAGCACCGGCCGGCCCGGTCCGGTACTGATTGATATTCCCAAGGATATCTCCTCGGGGGAAATGGACTATGAGAGAAACGGCTGCCTGAATTTGCCCGGCTATAACCCGCCCCGGGAAGCCCGGGAGGATTTGGTCAATCAGGCCCTAAGGGCCATTGCTGAAAGCCGCTGCCCGGTGATCTACGCCGGAGGCGGGGTAATCAGCTCCGGGGCTCACCAGGAACTGAAGAAGCTGTCCGAAACCCTGCTGGCCCCGGTGACGGTTACCTTGATGGGTTTGGGCGGCTTTCCCGGCGATCATCCCCTATCCCTGGGAATGCTGGGCATGCACGGTTCAAAATATGCCAACTATGCCGTATGCGAGTGCGATCTGCTCATTGCGGTGGGCGTCCGGTTTGACGACCGGGTCACCGGGAAAATAGAGAGTTTTGCCTCCAATGCCAAGATCATTCATATTGACATAGATCCGGCAGAAATGGGAAAAAATGTACAGGTGGATATTCCCGTCACCGGGGATGTCAAACTGGTGCTCAACCAGTTGCTGGAGCGGTTGGAAGCCAGGATTCCCACAGCCTGGCAGGAGAAGATTGCCGCCTGGAAAAAGGAATATCCCTTTGACTATGACCGGACCGGGGAGACTTTGAAGCCCCAGCAGATCATCCGGGAAATCGACCGGCAAACCTCCGGTCAGGCCCGGATTACCACCGAAGTGGGGCAGCACCAGATGTGGGCGGCGCAGTATTACACCTATACCAAGCCCCGTTCCTTCATCTCCTCCGGGGGCCTGGGCACCATGGGCTACGGTTTTCCCGCCGCCATCGGCGTGCAGGTGGCCTGCCCGGAAGAGACGGTCTTTGACATTGCCGGGGACGGCAGCATTCAAATGAACATTCAGGAACTGGCCACGGCGGTGAATTATGAGCTGCCTGTCAATGTGGCCATCATGAATAACGGCTACCTGGGAATGGTTCGCCAGTGGCAGGAAATGCTTTACAACCGGCGTTATTCCCAGTCGGAAATGAAAAGTCCGGATTTTGTAAAACTGGCCGAATCTTACGGGGCCGAGGGCTACCGGATCACCCGTAAGGAAGAGGTGACCCCGGTGCTGCAGGCGGCTATCCAGTCCCGGAAGCCGGTTTTAATGGACTTTGTGGTGGAGCCGGAAGAAAATGTACTGCCCTTTGTACCTCCGGGTAAGGGGCTGAATGAAATGCTGGGTTAA
- the ilvN gene encoding acetolactate synthase small subunit translates to MYRTLAVLVENSPGVLARVAGLFSRRGYNIDSLTVGRTENPAISRMTIVVEGDDRILEQVTKQLHKLVDVIKINDITGSPHVDREMVIIKVGADSASRGEIMQITQIFRASIVDYGHRNLTIECTGNQEKISAFEEALRPFGIKELVRTGKIAVLRGSKFTNISRTKEEE, encoded by the coding sequence ATGTACAGAACACTGGCCGTTTTAGTGGAGAACAGTCCCGGGGTATTGGCCCGGGTGGCCGGCCTTTTCAGCCGCCGGGGATATAACATTGACAGCCTGACGGTGGGCCGCACCGAAAATCCCGCCATCTCCCGCATGACCATTGTGGTGGAGGGAGACGACCGGATATTGGAACAGGTGACCAAACAGCTGCACAAATTGGTGGATGTCATCAAAATTAACGACATTACCGGTTCCCCCCATGTGGACCGGGAGATGGTCATCATCAAGGTAGGGGCCGACTCCGCCAGCCGGGGTGAGATTATGCAAATTACCCAAATCTTCCGGGCCAGCATTGTGGATTACGGGCACCGGAACCTGACCATCGAGTGTACCGGCAACCAGGAGAAAATCAGTGCTTTTGAAGAAGCTTTGCGACCCTTTGGCATCAAAGAACTGGTTCGCACCGGGAAAATTGCTGTGCTTAGGGGCTCCAAATTTACAAATATATCCAGAACAAAAGAGGAGGAATAA
- the ilvC gene encoding ketol-acid reductoisomerase, with protein MVKVYYDSDANLEFLKGKKIAVLGYGSQGHAQAQSLKDSGLDVVVGLRKDSARWAKAQADGLEVDTVPEACAKADVIQILLPDEIQGQVYAEEIAPYLSEGKALMFSHGFNIHFGQIVPPKNVDVFLVAPKSPGHLVRRMYAEGKGVPGLVAVHQDYTGKAKDIALAYAKGIGCTKAGVFETSFKEETETDLFGEQAVLCGGVSELIKAGFDTLVEAGYAPEMAYFECLHELKLIVDLIYEGGLSRMRYSVSNTAEYGDYMIGPRIITEETREEMRYVLQEIQDGTFARNWMLENQVKGPQFNAIRKMEKEHPIEQVGAELRQMMPWLKK; from the coding sequence ATGGTTAAAGTGTATTACGATTCCGATGCCAATTTAGAATTTCTGAAAGGTAAGAAGATTGCGGTGCTGGGTTATGGCAGCCAGGGGCACGCCCAGGCTCAGAGCCTTAAAGACAGCGGGCTGGATGTGGTAGTGGGACTGCGCAAAGACAGCGCCCGCTGGGCCAAAGCCCAGGCGGACGGACTGGAAGTGGACACTGTACCCGAAGCTTGCGCCAAGGCCGACGTTATCCAGATCCTGCTTCCCGATGAAATTCAGGGCCAGGTTTATGCCGAGGAAATTGCACCCTACCTTAGCGAAGGCAAAGCCTTAATGTTCTCCCACGGCTTCAACATCCATTTTGGGCAAATTGTGCCTCCCAAGAATGTTGACGTGTTCCTGGTGGCGCCCAAAAGTCCCGGACATCTGGTAAGACGGATGTATGCCGAAGGCAAGGGAGTTCCCGGCCTGGTGGCTGTGCATCAGGATTACACCGGCAAAGCCAAAGACATTGCCCTGGCCTATGCCAAGGGCATCGGTTGCACCAAAGCCGGCGTCTTTGAAACCAGCTTTAAGGAAGAAACCGAAACGGATCTCTTTGGTGAGCAGGCTGTACTTTGCGGAGGTGTCAGCGAGCTGATCAAAGCGGGTTTTGATACCCTGGTGGAAGCCGGCTATGCTCCGGAAATGGCTTACTTTGAATGCCTGCACGAATTAAAGCTGATTGTGGATCTTATTTACGAGGGCGGCTTATCCCGCATGAGATATTCTGTCAGCAACACTGCCGAGTACGGCGATTACATGATTGGCCCCCGCATTATCACCGAGGAAACCCGGGAGGAAATGCGCTATGTATTGCAGGAGATCCAGGACGGAACCTTTGCCCGCAACTGGATGCTGGAAAATCAGGTTAAGGGACCCCAATTCAACGCCATTCGCAAAATGGAAAAGGAACACCCCATTGAGCAGGTTGGGGCTGAGCTGCGTCAGATGATGCCCTGGCTCAAAAAATAG